The DNA region AAGCTCTTGCCGGGCTTGGGCGCTTGAGCTCATATGCCGCCAAAGAGGGAGAGGCACATGCGTCCGGCCGAAGAGGTGCTCGAATATATCGACAAGTCGTTCTACGACCTGACGGTCCCGATCGCGACGCTCGACATCCTCCACGACAAATGCCGCTGGGCGGAAGGGCCGGTGTGGTTTGGTGACACAAACCTGCTCGTCTGGTCCGATATTCCCAATAACCGCATGCTGGCCTGGGTGCCCGAACTGGGCGTCACACCCTTCCGTACCCCGGCCAACTACGTCAACGGCAATACCCGGGATCGGCAAGGCCGGTTGATCTCCTGCTCGCATGGCGCCCGCGCTGTGTTGCGGACGGAGTGGGATGGCACGGTGACGACGCTGGTCGACAGCTACGCGGGCAAGCGGCTCAACTCGCCCAATGATGTGGTGGTGAAGTCGGACGGCACGATCTGGTTTACCGACCCGACCTACGGCATTATTTCCGATTACGAGGGCTACAAGACCGAGGCCGAGCAGGCGGGTTCCTATGTCTACCGGTTCGATCCGGCGGACGGCTCGCTAATGG from Devosia sp. RR2S18 includes:
- a CDS encoding SMP-30/gluconolactonase/LRE family protein, giving the protein MRPAEEVLEYIDKSFYDLTVPIATLDILHDKCRWAEGPVWFGDTNLLVWSDIPNNRMLAWVPELGVTPFRTPANYVNGNTRDRQGRLISCSHGARAVLRTEWDGTVTTLVDSYAGKRLNSPNDVVVKSDGTIWFTDPTYGIISDYEGYKTEAEQAGSYVYRFDPADGSLMVVADDFVQPNGLAFSPDESVLYVAESGRSHNPDVPQHIRQFSVDGARLRNGSVFVDVDSGLPDGFRLDVDGNLWTSAGPCVNVYNTAGALLGRIKTGQATSNLTFGGARRNRLFITSSHYLMAIYVGTTGAQRP